One Cyanobacteriota bacterium DNA window includes the following coding sequences:
- a CDS encoding response regulator, whose amino-acid sequence MSTVLIVDDSPTVRQMVSEHLENSGLTVVQAADGVEAMEKVQASVPDLVVMDIVMPRMNGYELCRWIKNNPESKDVPIIMCTSKAEEFDRYWGMKQGADAYITKPYHPPELLNAVNQLLGR is encoded by the coding sequence ATGAGTACAGTTTTAATTGTGGATGACAGTCCAACAGTCCGGCAAATGGTGTCAGAGCACTTGGAAAATAGTGGTCTGACAGTTGTCCAAGCGGCTGATGGCGTTGAGGCCATGGAAAAGGTGCAGGCGAGTGTTCCTGACTTAGTAGTGATGGACATTGTTATGCCCCGCATGAATGGCTACGAACTCTGTCGTTGGATCAAGAACAACCCCGAGTCTAAGGATGTTCCGATCATTATGTGCACCAGTAAAGCGGAGGAATTCGATCGCTATTGGGGCATGAAGCAAGGGGCAGACGCTTACATTACCAAGCCCTACCATCCACCAGAGTTGCTCAATGCTGTTAATCAGTTACTCGGTCGGTAG